A stretch of Acidovorax sp. RAC01 DNA encodes these proteins:
- the mobI gene encoding conjugative transfer protein MobI(A/C), protein MNKDELALYEDAIQGLERCIEVLYGQAMVAADEYMSFVDRVEAKATGWESRSTLQLSCTRKGNHLDLKWTGIRWFGQKNNRQSIRVRIAINEESMTYAKDRLNTFAKEWEIDEVMKTEKKLQSIRRKSKHIVKAIINTRNAIRVLKAQKGDEVEAEEEAVG, encoded by the coding sequence ATGAACAAAGACGAACTAGCCCTCTATGAAGATGCAATCCAAGGCCTTGAGCGATGCATCGAGGTGCTCTATGGCCAAGCCATGGTCGCAGCAGACGAGTACATGAGCTTTGTGGATCGGGTTGAGGCGAAGGCGACAGGCTGGGAGTCCAGGTCAACACTGCAACTGTCGTGTACCAGAAAGGGCAACCACTTGGATCTCAAATGGACGGGAATCCGTTGGTTTGGTCAAAAGAACAACCGACAGTCCATTCGAGTGAGGATTGCGATCAATGAAGAGTCAATGACCTATGCAAAAGATCGGTTGAATACCTTTGCCAAAGAATGGGAAATTGATGAAGTGATGAAGACAGAAAAAAAGCTTCAATCCATCAGACGAAAGTCAAAACACATTGTCAAAGCCATCATCAATACTCGTAACGCCATTCGTGTGTTGAAAGCGCAGAAGGGGGATGAGGTTGAGGCCGAGGAAGAGGCGGTCGGCTAG
- a CDS encoding Y-family DNA polymerase: MFALFDASNFYASVEQSFRPSLQGRPLVVLSNNDGCAIARSQEAKALGIKMGAPWFKISHLSESHGLLGLSANFTLYGDMSSRLMSLIAGFGYRTEVYSIDEAFSCCDGIPGDLTERAFKVRARIRQWIGLQCGVGIGPTKTLAKLANHVSKDAERKPGSYPAHLAQVCNLATLSADELKAIMQATVVGDVWGVGRKIGAQLVEAGVLTAWDLSRMDPGTVRRRWNVVLERTVRELCGQSCMALEDVPTDKKQIAVTRSFGRPVTTLEPLLEAVSEFASRAAEKLRKQGSFAGQLYVFAHSSPFRPPPQFSRGVVVPLRRPTADTSILVQAARAGVRRIYEDGYQLQKAGVILLDLASSTLHQGELDLEDSEPEDQSHLMTTIDRLNRRYGRGTVFVGGTGVGTERAWGARQMRLTPQYTTRLEDIPVARA, translated from the coding sequence ATGTTCGCGCTTTTTGATGCATCCAACTTCTACGCCTCGGTAGAACAGAGCTTTCGTCCCTCCCTGCAAGGCCGTCCTCTCGTTGTACTTTCCAATAACGATGGCTGCGCAATTGCCCGAAGCCAGGAGGCAAAAGCACTCGGGATCAAGATGGGGGCTCCCTGGTTCAAGATTTCCCATTTGAGCGAGTCCCACGGCCTGCTGGGGCTCTCGGCAAACTTCACCCTGTACGGTGATATGTCCTCGCGCCTGATGAGCCTCATAGCGGGTTTTGGCTATCGGACAGAGGTCTATTCAATCGATGAAGCCTTCTCCTGCTGCGACGGTATCCCTGGTGACCTGACCGAGAGGGCATTCAAGGTCCGGGCCCGCATTCGCCAATGGATCGGCCTGCAGTGCGGTGTGGGCATCGGGCCGACGAAAACGTTGGCCAAGCTCGCGAACCACGTCTCCAAGGACGCAGAGAGGAAACCGGGCAGCTATCCGGCGCACCTGGCGCAGGTGTGCAACCTCGCGACCTTGAGTGCTGACGAGTTGAAGGCGATCATGCAGGCGACCGTCGTGGGGGATGTGTGGGGGGTGGGCCGCAAGATAGGCGCGCAGCTCGTAGAGGCCGGCGTGCTCACTGCTTGGGATCTGTCGAGGATGGACCCTGGTACCGTTCGGCGCCGCTGGAACGTGGTGCTCGAACGGACCGTGCGCGAGTTGTGCGGTCAGTCGTGCATGGCGCTGGAAGATGTGCCCACCGATAAAAAGCAAATCGCGGTAACTCGGTCCTTCGGCCGTCCGGTGACAACGCTGGAGCCATTACTGGAGGCCGTGAGTGAGTTTGCGTCACGCGCGGCAGAAAAACTCAGGAAGCAGGGGAGTTTCGCAGGCCAGCTTTATGTTTTTGCCCACAGTTCGCCTTTTCGCCCGCCACCCCAGTTTTCGCGCGGAGTAGTCGTGCCTTTGCGCAGGCCTACGGCAGACACATCCATTCTGGTCCAAGCAGCTCGCGCGGGAGTGCGCCGGATTTATGAAGACGGATACCAGCTGCAAAAAGCGGGCGTGATATTGCTGGATCTCGCCAGTTCCACGCTCCACCAAGGTGAACTCGATTTGGAAGATTCCGAGCCAGAAGACCAGTCGCATTTGATGACCACGATTGACCGATTGAATCGGCGATACGGGCGGGGCACGGTTTTTGTCGGGGGAACGGGAGTGGGTACTGAACGCGCATGGGGAGCCAGGCAGATGCGGCTCACACCGCAATACACCACGCGCCTTGAGGATATCCCAGTCGCTCGCGCATAG
- a CDS encoding LexA family protein: MSHAEAVQISDQPLVLPVGGDVVRAGFPSPAEDFHVDRLDLTAILVTHPQATFLLRLRGDSMKDAGLFDGDLLVVNRALKPVHQDVVVAVVDGEFTCKSLWLKYGRMKLVAANPTYPEIVPKDGQTVEIWGVVTASIKRFRGGGR, encoded by the coding sequence ATGAGCCACGCCGAAGCCGTCCAGATATCCGACCAGCCGCTGGTGCTGCCGGTGGGTGGCGACGTGGTGCGTGCAGGCTTTCCATCACCCGCCGAGGACTTCCATGTTGATCGCCTGGATCTCACAGCCATCCTTGTGACGCATCCCCAGGCGACCTTCCTGCTACGGCTGCGCGGGGACTCGATGAAGGACGCGGGGCTTTTCGACGGGGATCTGCTGGTGGTGAACCGCGCCCTCAAGCCCGTGCACCAGGATGTGGTGGTCGCCGTGGTGGACGGAGAGTTCACCTGCAAGTCGCTGTGGCTCAAGTACGGGCGCATGAAGCTGGTGGCAGCGAACCCAACGTACCCTGAAATCGTCCCGAAAGACGGGCAGACAGTCGAAATCTGGGGCGTCGTGACGGCCTCCATCAAGCGCTTTCGCGGGGGCGGCAGGTGA